From a region of the Monodelphis domestica isolate mMonDom1 chromosome 8, mMonDom1.pri, whole genome shotgun sequence genome:
- the LOC100031296 gene encoding olfactory receptor 5AC1-like, whose translation MAEENKTVTAFILTGLTDLPELQIPLFLVFLLIYLTTMVGNIGLILLVWMDSHLHTPMYLFLSSLAFSDALTSSSVTPKMLVNFCTKSKIISLFECMAQFYFFGASATTECFLLAMMAYDRYVAICNPLLYPVRMSNRLCSQLVITSNIVGFLHSMIHVSLLFRLTFCKSTRIHYFYCEILQLFKISCTDSSINTLVVFVFSAFIQTFTFMIIIISYVYVLSAILRIKSENGRSKAFSTCSAHLLSVSLFYGTLFFMYVRPGSGAAKDQDVMYSLFYTIIIPLLNPFIYSLRNKEVLSSLKKVIKK comes from the coding sequence ATGGCGGAGGAGAACAAGACAGTGACAGCGTTTATTCTCACAGGACTCACAGATCTCCCTGAGCTTCAAATCCCTCTCTTCTTGGTGTTTTTGTTGATTTACCTCACAACCATGGTGGGGAATATTGGGCTGATTTTGCTTGTTTGGATGGACTCTCACCTTCACACACCCATGTACTTATTTCTCAGTAGTTTAGCTTTTTCAGATGCACTGACTTCTTCTTCAGTGACCCCTAAGATGCTGGTGAATTTTTGTACTAAGAGCAAAATTATATCCCTTTTTGAATGCATggcccaattttatttttttggtgccAGTGCAACCACAGAATGTTTCCTGTTAGCTATGATGGCTTATGACCGATATGTAGCCATATGCAACCCTCTCCTTTATCCAGTGAGGATGTCCAACAGATTATGCAGCCAACTGGTGATTACTTCAAATATAGTTGGCTTTCTTCATTCAATGATTCATGTGAGTTTGTTATTCAGATTAACCTTCTGCAAATCAACTAGAATACATTATTTCTATTGCGAAATTTTACAATTGTTTAAAATTTCTTGTACTGACTCATCGATTAACACACTGgtggtttttgttttctctgccttTATTCAAACTTTCACTTTTATGATCATTATAATCTCTTATGTCTACGTCCTCTCTGCTATCCTGAGGATTAAATCTGAAAACGGAAGGAGCAAAGCCTTTTCAACATGTAGTGCCCATCTACTCTCTGTCTCCTTATTctatggaactcttttctttatGTATGTGCGTCCTGGGTCTGGTGCTGCTAAAGATCAGGATGTAATGTATTCCTTGTTTTACACTATCATAATTCCCCTGTTAAACCCATTTATCTATAGTTTGAGAAACAAAGAAGTCCTCAGTTCCCtgaaaaaagtaataaagaaataG